In Geminocystis sp. NIES-3708, a single window of DNA contains:
- a CDS encoding flotillin family protein gives MKFWLLFIQTLPISNLKNIQVNNFIDYDHNLPQINSKLNVNIVKVPVTNTPTLAQLNLGSMTFFGGLIGGLVLLGLLAIWGYTRVYVVTPNNEAFVRNGGLFTKEKKVILNGGCIVIPGIHELTRVPLREIFIDVVRQGNLAVRTKDYLRANMRVTFYVCISADKDAVLTAAQRLSKQGKISETDIKDALEKRADDAIRAAAKQKSIAEIDSDKLGFAEEVLNLIQQDLRKVGLTLNNIAVSEIEESDTYDENNYFDAQGVRLRTETIQKSIKQKLGVELETQREKREIELNTQVAIQQQELAAEKQSLNINKEKEEAKLTQMKEIEFLKVQREREVQEARDQEQAKIERNKILQQQAIEEERIKQQLAVQQSQIDANISLEERNKQFKVAQIAQTQEAEVAEIDRQRIVEATRLLAQIAIAEADQQSQIAQQQAAIAITEKERERFTAEAQRAKAEEAVNTARKVENAEREKQLSLIVAEREAAEKRITDQNVVEIDVFRRRRQAEIARQAAELEAESIRTLADAEKYKLLAEAQGKLSAIQAENTLSDANRTADLIKVIFPIIAPQLPEILKSLAPQPGVLGDARIYAFPGLNGNGTNNGNDINKILLSTSGLSLINTLLDEGKLGNILAQIKGLLQSDQLQNNTQLNNDLNLEYNVNSEIINAENSSSTIDEIDQSVSPSEDVDFSPWAENS, from the coding sequence ATGAAATTTTGGTTATTGTTTATTCAGACTTTACCTATTAGTAATTTAAAAAATATTCAAGTTAATAATTTTATTGATTATGATCATAATTTACCACAAATAAATAGTAAATTAAATGTAAATATTGTTAAAGTTCCTGTAACAAATACCCCCACTTTAGCTCAATTAAATTTGGGTAGTATGACTTTTTTTGGAGGGTTAATTGGTGGCTTAGTATTGCTGGGTTTACTTGCTATCTGGGGTTATACTAGAGTTTACGTTGTGACTCCAAATAACGAGGCATTTGTACGCAATGGCGGTTTATTTACCAAAGAAAAAAAAGTAATTCTTAATGGTGGTTGTATCGTGATTCCGGGGATTCATGAATTAACTCGTGTGCCTTTAAGAGAAATTTTTATTGACGTAGTTAGACAAGGTAATTTAGCCGTACGCACAAAAGATTATTTAAGAGCAAATATGCGGGTGACTTTTTATGTTTGCATTAGTGCAGACAAAGATGCAGTTTTAACAGCCGCTCAAAGGTTATCTAAACAAGGTAAAATTTCTGAAACTGACATCAAAGATGCTTTAGAAAAACGAGCAGATGATGCTATTAGGGCAGCCGCCAAACAAAAAAGTATTGCTGAAATTGACTCAGATAAGTTAGGTTTTGCTGAAGAAGTTTTAAATTTAATTCAACAAGATTTAAGAAAAGTTGGTTTAACCTTAAATAATATTGCTGTTTCCGAAATTGAGGAGAGTGATACCTACGATGAAAATAATTATTTTGATGCTCAAGGGGTTCGTTTACGTACAGAAACAATTCAAAAATCTATTAAACAAAAATTAGGTGTAGAATTAGAAACTCAACGGGAAAAAAGAGAGATTGAATTGAATACTCAGGTAGCTATTCAACAACAAGAATTAGCGGCGGAAAAACAATCTTTAAATATTAATAAAGAAAAAGAAGAAGCCAAGCTAACACAAATGAAAGAAATTGAATTTTTGAAAGTTCAAAGGGAAAGAGAAGTTCAAGAAGCAAGAGATCAAGAACAAGCTAAAATAGAACGAAATAAAATTCTCCAACAACAAGCTATTGAGGAAGAAAGAATTAAGCAACAATTAGCAGTACAACAGAGTCAAATTGATGCTAATATTTCCCTTGAAGAACGAAATAAACAATTCAAAGTTGCTCAAATTGCTCAAACTCAAGAAGCAGAAGTAGCAGAAATTGATCGTCAAAGAATTGTAGAAGCGACTAGATTATTGGCACAAATTGCCATTGCTGAAGCTGATCAACAATCTCAAATAGCACAACAACAAGCCGCCATCGCTATTACGGAAAAAGAACGGGAAAGATTTACAGCTGAAGCACAAAGAGCTAAAGCAGAAGAAGCCGTTAATACTGCCCGTAAAGTGGAAAATGCTGAGAGAGAGAAACAGTTATCTTTAATTGTCGCCGAAAGAGAAGCAGCAGAAAAACGTATTACCGATCAAAACGTAGTAGAAATTGATGTATTTCGTCGTCGTCGTCAAGCAGAAATTGCCCGTCAAGCAGCAGAATTAGAAGCTGAATCTATTCGTACTTTAGCGGATGCTGAAAAATATAAATTATTAGCTGAAGCCCAAGGTAAATTATCAGCGATTCAAGCTGAAAACACTCTCAGTGATGCAAATCGCACGGCTGACCTCATAAAAGTCATTTTCCCCATCATTGCCCCTCAATTGCCTGAAATCCTCAAATCTTTAGCTCCTCAACCCGGAGTATTAGGAGATGCTCGAATTTATGCTTTTCCCGGATTAAATGGTAATGGCACAAATAATGGTAATGACATTAATAAAATTCTGCTTTCTACGAGCGGTTTATCTTTAATTAATACTTTATTAGATGAGGGTAAATTAGGCAATATTCTTGCTCAAATTAAAGGCTTATTACAGTCAGATCAATTACAAAATAATACTCAATTAAACAATGATTTGAATTTGGAATATAATGTTAATTCAGAAATTATTAATGCTGAAAATTCATCTTCCACTATAGATGAAATAGATCAATCTGTGTCACCATCAGAAGATGTAGATTTTTCTCCTTGGGCAGAAAATAGTTAA
- a CDS encoding OB-fold-containig protein has protein sequence MLFDAANLTYWIFLGIGILLFLIVILTGGGEDQDIDTDVDLDADMDLDGDVDNDFDTHVTPDLASDNDSDVDFFLMLSWLGVGKSPLLILLAIDFSTWGVSGWFLNVLVGGFINGIPDGLIAALIFLLSFLFSLWVGKLTSNPIGKIFANFGEDTEGDRLIGCTGTVTSKQIPYLIHGRIGQVDVVDSAGNLVTIEVCLPDWAKVIPHRRQEVVIIDRQKHCFIAVAKDTSDQDKWLNSMNN, from the coding sequence ATGCTTTTTGATGCGGCAAATTTAACTTATTGGATTTTTTTAGGTATTGGTATCTTGTTATTTCTTATTGTAATTCTCACTGGAGGTGGGGAAGATCAAGATATAGATACTGATGTTGATTTGGACGCTGATATGGATTTAGACGGTGATGTTGATAATGATTTTGATACTCATGTCACTCCTGATTTAGCTTCTGATAATGATTCTGATGTTGATTTTTTCCTTATGTTGTCATGGTTAGGGGTTGGAAAATCTCCTCTTTTAATTTTATTAGCCATTGATTTTTCTACATGGGGAGTTAGCGGTTGGTTTTTAAATGTTTTAGTGGGAGGTTTTATTAATGGTATTCCTGATGGTTTAATTGCTGCTTTAATTTTCCTTCTTTCTTTTCTATTTAGTCTTTGGGTTGGTAAATTAACTTCTAATCCTATTGGTAAAATTTTTGCTAATTTTGGAGAAGACACTGAAGGCGATCGCCTAATTGGTTGTACGGGAACTGTAACATCAAAACAAATTCCTTATCTCATTCATGGCAGAATTGGTCAAGTTGATGTAGTTGATAGTGCTGGAAATTTAGTTACCATTGAAGTCTGTTTACCCGATTGGGCGAAAGTTATACCCCATAGGCGACAAGAAGTTGTCATTATCGATCGCCAGAAACACTGTTTTATTGCAGTCGCAAAAGATACTTCTGATCAAGATAAATGGCTTAATTCAATGAATAATTAA
- a CDS encoding Tic22 family protein, with product MSKKKSLLSKVKNVSLVGATVLSCWLTQTTKLLALPQEVIVQKLKPIPVFTIADAQGAPLIASNDQDGKVAGVFISQQDANGFVQKLKQENPELGKQVQVVPVSLGEIFELSEANAKQKDAVNFAYVPSKNQVDQAKKLNNQYQAGVPLFVAKAGDEQGYLTIKQNDQEVIPFFFDQQQVEQLVESFKKSQPNLASSVKIEVVILEGILDALKQGKDEMLTKIVLWPSKESIEFLRANAPKTEAPKK from the coding sequence ATGTCGAAGAAAAAATCTTTATTAAGTAAAGTTAAAAATGTCAGTTTAGTCGGCGCCACGGTACTTAGTTGCTGGTTAACCCAAACCACCAAATTATTAGCCTTACCCCAAGAAGTAATCGTACAAAAACTAAAACCAATTCCTGTATTTACTATTGCTGATGCCCAAGGTGCACCTCTAATTGCCTCTAATGATCAAGATGGCAAAGTAGCAGGAGTTTTTATCAGTCAACAGGATGCTAACGGTTTTGTCCAAAAATTAAAACAAGAAAATCCCGAATTGGGTAAACAAGTGCAAGTTGTGCCTGTGTCTTTAGGAGAAATCTTTGAATTATCAGAAGCCAATGCTAAACAAAAAGATGCGGTTAATTTTGCTTATGTGCCTTCCAAAAATCAAGTAGATCAAGCCAAAAAACTCAATAATCAATATCAGGCAGGTGTGCCTTTATTTGTCGCTAAAGCAGGAGATGAGCAAGGTTATTTAACTATTAAACAAAATGATCAAGAAGTAATACCATTCTTTTTCGATCAACAACAAGTAGAACAATTAGTCGAAAGTTTCAAAAAATCTCAACCTAACTTAGCTTCTAGTGTCAAAATTGAAGTCGTTATTTTAGAAGGAATATTAGACGCATTAAAACAAGGAAAAGACGAAATGCTCACCAAAATTGTTCTTTGGCCTTCCAAAGAGTCTATTGAGTTTCTCCGTGCTAATGCTCCTAAAACTGAAGCTCCTAAAAAATAA
- a CDS encoding 5-(carboxyamino)imidazole ribonucleotide synthase has product MMKKKVGVIGGGQLAWMMAQVAPSQNIDLLIQTPSNSDSAVSLATKTIFAPIDDAIATATLAQNSEIITFENEFVNLDELQKLADKGVCFYPRLSSLSPLLDKYEQRCFLKDNGFPVPNFKAYNSFNDFDSFSFPLVLKARRHGYDGQGTIIVKSEAELKTILPKFDGVSLLIEEFITFEKELAIVAARSVNGEIKVYPVVETYQQNQVCRWVIAPALLNSDKITEIETITQKLLIALDYVGVLAIELFLTKDGKILVNETAPRTHNSGHYTLDACETSQFALQLQAITGKPFGDTTLKTSGAVMINLLGYESANSDYLEKRQKIESLGAFVYWYGKTESRVGRKLGHVTVLLTDDNPEKLYQQAKLAIEKVESIWR; this is encoded by the coding sequence ATAATGAAAAAAAAAGTTGGAGTTATCGGTGGTGGTCAGTTAGCATGGATGATGGCACAAGTTGCACCATCGCAAAATATTGATTTATTAATACAAACCCCTAGTAACTCCGATTCTGCCGTTAGTCTTGCTACAAAAACAATTTTTGCTCCTATTGATGATGCGATCGCCACAGCAACATTAGCCCAAAATTCTGAGATTATTACTTTTGAGAATGAATTTGTTAATTTAGATGAGTTGCAGAAATTAGCTGATAAAGGCGTTTGTTTTTATCCTCGTCTTTCTAGTTTATCGCCTTTACTAGATAAATATGAGCAAAGATGTTTTTTGAAAGATAATGGTTTTCCAGTGCCTAATTTTAAGGCTTATAATTCATTCAATGATTTTGATTCTTTTTCTTTTCCTCTGGTCTTAAAAGCTCGTCGTCACGGTTATGATGGACAGGGTACAATTATTGTTAAGTCTGAAGCAGAATTAAAGACTATTTTGCCTAAATTTGATGGTGTTTCGTTGTTAATTGAAGAATTTATTACTTTTGAAAAAGAATTAGCAATTGTCGCCGCTCGTAGTGTAAATGGAGAAATTAAAGTTTATCCCGTGGTGGAAACTTATCAACAGAATCAAGTGTGTCGCTGGGTAATTGCCCCTGCTTTGCTTAATTCTGATAAAATTACTGAAATTGAAACCATTACTCAAAAACTGCTTATAGCATTAGATTATGTAGGAGTATTAGCTATTGAGCTATTTTTGACTAAAGATGGAAAAATTTTAGTCAATGAAACTGCACCTCGTACTCATAATTCTGGTCATTATACCCTTGATGCTTGTGAAACTTCTCAGTTTGCTTTACAGTTACAAGCTATTACGGGAAAACCTTTTGGTGATACAACATTAAAGACTTCTGGGGCAGTGATGATTAACTTACTTGGTTATGAATCGGCGAATTCTGATTATTTAGAAAAACGACAAAAAATTGAAAGTTTAGGAGCATTTGTCTATTGGTATGGAAAAACAGAATCTCGTGTCGGGCGAAAACTGGGTCATGTGACGGTATTATTAACCGATGATAACCCAGAAAAATTATATCAACAAGCTAAGTTGGCGATCGAAAAAGTTGAATCTATATGGCGATGA
- a CDS encoding tetratricopeptide repeat protein translates to MLRLIIVMVLFCTCFFINPTIAEEININTSITEAQLQEGENIAIEALQATDEGNFILAEKYWSDLIEKFPTNPAVWSNRGNARVSQNKLEEAIADYNESIKLAPTAPDPYLNRGTAYEGLGEYEQAIADYEKVLTLDPEDAMAYNNIGNAKAGLNDWKTAVEYYHKATELAPNFAFAGANESLALYELGKKDEALRKMRNLVRKYPMFPDMRAALTAVLWENGKQGEAESNWVATIGIDSRYKDVEWLKEVRRWPPTMIIALENFLTLDAK, encoded by the coding sequence ATGTTAAGACTAATTATTGTCATGGTGCTTTTTTGTACCTGTTTTTTTATTAATCCGACTATCGCTGAAGAAATTAATATCAATACTTCCATCACCGAAGCACAGTTACAAGAAGGGGAAAACATCGCTATTGAAGCCTTACAAGCTACTGATGAAGGTAATTTTATCCTTGCGGAAAAATATTGGAGTGATTTAATTGAAAAATTCCCTACTAATCCTGCGGTATGGAGTAATCGAGGTAACGCCAGAGTTAGTCAAAATAAATTAGAAGAAGCTATTGCTGACTATAACGAGTCTATCAAACTTGCCCCCACTGCACCAGATCCTTATCTCAATCGTGGTACTGCCTATGAAGGTTTAGGAGAATATGAACAGGCGATCGCCGATTATGAGAAAGTATTAACATTAGATCCAGAAGATGCTATGGCGTATAATAACATTGGTAATGCTAAAGCAGGATTAAATGATTGGAAAACCGCCGTAGAATATTATCATAAAGCCACAGAATTAGCCCCCAATTTTGCCTTTGCTGGGGCGAATGAATCTCTTGCCTTATATGAATTAGGGAAAAAAGATGAAGCCTTGAGAAAAATGCGTAATCTTGTGCGTAAGTATCCGATGTTTCCTGATATGCGGGCGGCGTTGACGGCGGTTTTATGGGAAAATGGAAAACAAGGGGAAGCTGAAAGTAACTGGGTTGCTACCATCGGCATCGATAGTCGTTATAAAGATGTGGAGTGGTTAAAAGAGGTTAGACGTTGGCCTCCCACTATGATTATAGCACTTGAGAACTTCTTGACTTTAGATGCAAAATAA